A single genomic interval of Puntigrus tetrazona isolate hp1 chromosome 1, ASM1883169v1, whole genome shotgun sequence harbors:
- the si:ch73-109d9.3 gene encoding myeloid zinc finger 1 isoform X2, whose amino-acid sequence METVLKTTMYEITRLVEESFLEQMDRGKREAEVLKRRLIVSEAKLRERERFKRVRCVDCGRTAVSRRRILLRGPETQSSLDHRLVVKQENATDNSWRCSTKGSTNQEQPSAASETIQNADQVCEPKPGGEVKEEATEGCDLQARLVIHPQIHKQKDPPGCVEETDGLRNADPEYKPGGRSCTERPVDEEEVRHRNLPKWFDPKADPLARSSVSQPKPVRTSVSSESPGLRPQVGSVDSGPVKQEVVVMLPPDWEDMERIRPPVVSARNGAKKAQLDLQPGDPLAARPQIQERVSYPAPPVKVQSLASQTMQHLRSPVRKNAKIVLHPNSVVTDHEAVNIDRVQSVCKALPAPKPSPVRQYPEGAATGERSFSTLHPGRSLPQMVGVRVQGDTRHHSAKTMHNCSQCGKGFSHLCHLRAHQQIHTGERQFCCTICGRSFTKLSNLKAHRRVHTGERPYICTDCGKRFTQKCNLKRHQRIHSEFTHSSV is encoded by the exons ATGGAAACTGTCCTTAAGACCACCATGTACGAGATCACCCGGCTGGTGGAGGAGAGCTTCTTGGAGCAGATGGATCGAGGCAAGCGAGAGGCGGAGGTGTTGAAACGGAGGCTGATAGTGTCGGAGGCCAAACTGAGAGAACGGGAGAGGTTTAAGAGGGTGAGGTGTGTGGACTGTGGTCGGACAGCGGTGTCCAGGAGGAGGATACTACTCCGAGGCCCCGAAACACAGAGCA GTCTGGACCACAGACTTGTTGTAAAGCAGGAAAATGCCACTGACAATAGCTGGAGGTGCAGTACCAAGGGAAGCACAAATCAGGAGCAGCCTTCAGCAGCTTCAGAAACTATACAAAAT GCTGATCAAGTGTGTGAACCTAAACCTGGAGGAGAAGTGAAAGAGGAAGCGACAGAGGGTTGTGACCTGCAAGCTCGTCTAGTAATACATCCTcagatacacaaacaaaaagatccTCCGGGCTGCGTTGAAGAGACCGACGGACTCCGCAATGCAGATCCTGAGTACAAACCAGGTGGCAGATCTTGCACTGAAAGACCTGTGGACGAGGAAGAGGTCAGACACAGAAACCTCCCAAAATGGTTTGACCCCAAAGCAGACCCTTTAGCGCGGTCCTCTGTTTCGCAGCCAAAACCAGTCAGGACCTCGGTGTCTTCAGAGTCTCCGGGTTTGAGACCCCAAGTGGGCAGCGTAGACTCAGGGCCTGTTAAACAGGAAGTTGTAGTGATGCTTCCACCAGACTGGGAAGATATGGAAAGGATCAGGCCTCCGGTGGTTTCTGCTCGTAACGGTGCTAAGAAAGCACAGCTGGATCTTCAGCCTGGAGATCCTCTCGCCGCTAGGCCTCAAATACAGGAGAGAGTTTCCTATCCTGCTCCTCCCGTCAAGGTTCAGAGCCTTGCATCACAAACCATGCAGCATCTCAGATCACCCGTTAGGAAGAACGCAAAAATCGTTCTGCATCCTAATTCGGTCGTGACGGATCACGAGGCGGTTAATATCGACCGCGTGCAATCCGTCTGTAAAGCCCTTCCAGCTCCAAAACCCTCTCCCGTCCGTCAGTATCCCGAAGGAGCCGCTACAGGTGAAAGAAGTTTCAGCACGCTTCACCCAGGAAGAAGTCTGCCGCAGATGGTCGGGGTGAGGGTTCAAGGGGACACGCGGCACCATTCGGCAAAGACGATGCACAATTGCAGCCAGTGTGGAAAAGGCTTCTCTCATCTGTGTCACCTCAGAGCTCACCAGCAAATTCACACAGGTGAGAGGCAGTTCTGCTGCACCATCTGCGGACGGAGTTTCACCAAACTGAGCAACTTGAAAGCACACCGCAGGGTTCACACCGGCGAGAGACCTTACATCTGCACAGACTGCGGGAAAAGGTTTACACAGAAATGCAACTTGAAGAGGCATCAGAGAATTCACTCTGAGTTCACGCACTCTAGTGTATGA
- the LOC122344926 gene encoding uncharacterized protein LOC122344926 codes for MPDGSADDYDGFQTQFAHIMETILQTAVREATKLYDGTLQRLKAELVQLRQDKVNTKTGDTSIQSTKRFSDAGKQGAGTGSKRDIGVQCEKPTLVDRGCSPLQFLDHLNVGDITSDKLTDLCASEDGNRQLALLLIKKEPQETECNSYAPGYFLLKQEGAEPILVRREPNKDTVERVVIPPALQTITRPNNNQKGKSPPPPEIPSSRNRRVDSSSPKPNQTIKPSRGTSERTLENTEGFSSQNKNQNASVPAQTSTFSTLPNSTQTPASNVNSSVPMIELSGAPSVPPTKPAASLVHRRPNPNPQTSNQKVVLQKEGSNICQNACLTPVPPSQVSLTEPHSSKQRVQTLFSHTEKSLSTVASLNQATEPLPQCSSQLTQPPFFPPQFVKTPAQAMTPQIHAVMPSGHVPVTAAPNTLPPVQDQILSTGIVPPQSQVFASPQVMPAHSVNSSSAYQFPLVLPHNPVQAAPPSYLPTHVPFTSPHISVNALQGSVSLNPPQPPLTQSQYSPQSDHFSSSTDQYFPPSDSPPGLLESLDTLHLNSSVVITPQDAPEQAPMHHFQPSGQFAPLLTLKEQQAGATANVVLGRLPIPSVDTSASPVHNFEADVPFSTCCTERNDKDLSEDDDTPTLQSRLRKQRKICSKLRQTDAEGEDGTLTVKDKKVDQVQNNLSETPRSGSINGKQLFPKLSGKTLQRNTKCPQCGRVLSNASALENHMRLHTGERPYTCSQCGKAFPSVRGLNRHVKVHAEEKRYQCEQCGKSFVYHFTLTKHQLIHSGERPFPCKVCGKRFLAKADRATHMRMHTGEKPFSCTLCGKKFKHRVALNMHMQGHRGEKRYICPHCEKGFVDLGNFKRHKLIHTGERPFECKQCGKRFTQSAHLKKHVNTQHVT; via the exons aTGCCCGATGGGAGCGCGGACGACTACGACGGGTTTCAGACCCAGTTCGCGCACATCATGGAAACTATTTTACAGACTGCTGTCAGGGAAGCGACAAAACTTTACGACGGCACTTTGCAGCGCTTGAAAGCGGAATTGGTGCAGCTGAGACAAGACAAAGTCAACACGAAGACAGGTGATACGTCCATCCAGAGCACAAAGAGGTTCTCCGACGCCGGGAAACAGGGGGCTGGAACCGGCTCTAAACGTGATATTGGTGTGCAGTGTG aaaagCCCACTTTGGTTGACCGGGGATGCAGCCCTCTTCAGTTTCTAGACCATCTTAATGTTGGAGACATAACTAGCGATAAACTCACAGATCTATGTGCCAGTGAGGATGGGAACAGACAGCTTGCATTGCTGCTCATTAAAAAAGAG CCTCAAGAGACTGAATGCAACAGCTATGCACCAGGATACTTTCTACTAAAGCAAGAGGGTGCTGAGCCCATACTGGTGCGGAGAGAGCCAAATAAGGACACCGTGGAAAGGG TTGTGATCCCACCAGCATTGCAAACAATAACCAGGCCCAATAACAACCAAAAAGGAAAGTCACCACCACCACCGGAGATTCCTTCATCTCGTAATCGCAGAGTAGATTCCAGTAGTCCAAAACCCAATCAAACTATAAAGCCCAGCAGAGGTACATCTGAAAGAACATTGGAAAACACAGAAGGCTTTTCTtcccaaaacaaaaatcagaatGCCAGTGTACCAGCGCAGACATCCACTTTTTCAACACTTCCCAATTCAACACAGACTCCTGCATCCAATGTTAACTCATCCGTGCCAATGATTGAGCTGTCTGGTGCTCCATCAGTTCCTCCAACCAAGCCAGCAGCTTCATTAGTTCATCGCCGACCAAACCCAAATCCTCAGACATCAAACCAGAAAGTAGTCCTTCAGAAAGAGGGGTCAAATATCTGTCAAAACGCCTGCCTAACTCCTGTTCCTCCAAGTCAAGTCTCATTAACCGAGCCTCATTCCTCCAAACAACGAGTTCAGACATTGTTTTCACATACTGAGAAATCTCTCTCAACTGTTGCCTCGCTAAACCAGGCCACTGAGCCATTGCCCCAATGTTCCTCTCAACTTACACAGCCACCGTTCTTTCCACCACAATTTGTAAAAACACCAGCCCAAGCGATGACTCCACAAATACACGCTGTCATGCCATCAGGACACGTTCCTGTCACAGCAGCTCCAAATACACTTCCACCAGTCCAGGATCAGATCCTCTCAACCGGGATTGTTCCTCCTCAATCCCAAGTTTTTGCATCCCCACAGGTAATGCCAGCACATTCTGTGAATTCAAGTTCAGCATACCAGTTCCCTTTGGTTCTGCCACACAATCCAGTTCAGGCGGCGCCACCTTCTTATCTTCCAACACATGTTCCATTTACTTCTCCACATATTTCAGTTAACGCCCTTCAGGGATCCGTCTCCTTAAACCCACCTCAACCTCCGCTCACGCAGTCTCAATATTCACCACAATCCGATCATTTCTCCTCTTCTACAGACCAGTATTTTCCTCCATCCGATAGCCCGCCAGGTTTGCTTGAATCGCTTGATACTTTGCATTTGAATTCGTCTGTCGTGATAACGCCACAAGATGCTCCAGAGCAGGCACCGATGCACCATTTTCAGCCGTCTGGGCAGTTTGCGCCCCTGCTAACACTGAAGGAGCAACAAGCCGGCGCTACAGCTAACGTTGTTTTAGGGCGACTACCCATTCCGTCTGTAGATACCTCTGCATCTCCCGTCCACAACTTCGAAGCAGATGTACCATTTTCCACATGTTGCACAGAGAGAAATGACAAAGACCTCTCAGAAGATGATGACACACCCACACTCCAGTCTAGACtgagaaaacagagaaagatTTGCTCCAAATTGAGACAAACAGATGCTGAAGGTGAGGATGGCACACTTACAGTAAAGGATAAGAAGGTGGATCAGGTGCAGAACAACTTAAGTGAAACACCACGTTCCGGGTCGATTAACGGAAAACAGCTATTTCCAAAACTTTCCGGTAAAACCCTGCAGAGAAATACGAAGTGTCCCCAGTGCGGAAGGGTCCTCAGCAATGCATCAGCCTTGGAGAACCACATGAGACTTCATACTGGCGAAAGACCTTACACGTGTTCCCAGTGTGGAAAGGCGTTTCCTAGTGTCCGAGGTCTTAACAGGCACGTGAAGGTCCATGCAGAGGAGAAGCGCTATCAGTGTGagcagtgcgggaagagttttgTGTACCACTTCACCCTTACTAAACATCAGCTTATTCACTCTGGAGAAAGGCCATTTCCTTGTAAGGTTTGCGGAAAGAGATTTTTGGCCAAGGCAGACCGGGCTACCCATATGCGGAtgcacaccggagagaagccgttctCGTGCACTCTATGCGGGAAGAAGTTTAAACACCGAGTCGCTTTGAACATGCATATGCAGGGGCATAGAGGAGAGAAACGCTACATCTGCCCCCACTGTGAAAAGGGATTTGTGGATCTAGGCAATTTTAAAAGACACAAGCTCATCCACACAGGGGAAAGACCGTTTGAGTGCAAGCAATGTGGGAAGCGCTTTACTCAGTCGGCCCATCTCAAGAAACATGTCAACACTCAGCATGTTACATGA
- the si:ch73-109d9.3 gene encoding myeloid zinc finger 1 isoform X1 codes for MTDTLVLSFQTRLSAVMETVLKTTMYEITRLVEESFLEQMDRGKREAEVLKRRLIVSEAKLRERERFKRVRCVDCGRTAVSRRRILLRGPETQSSLDHRLVVKQENATDNSWRCSTKGSTNQEQPSAASETIQNADQVCEPKPGGEVKEEATEGCDLQARLVIHPQIHKQKDPPGCVEETDGLRNADPEYKPGGRSCTERPVDEEEVRHRNLPKWFDPKADPLARSSVSQPKPVRTSVSSESPGLRPQVGSVDSGPVKQEVVVMLPPDWEDMERIRPPVVSARNGAKKAQLDLQPGDPLAARPQIQERVSYPAPPVKVQSLASQTMQHLRSPVRKNAKIVLHPNSVVTDHEAVNIDRVQSVCKALPAPKPSPVRQYPEGAATGERSFSTLHPGRSLPQMVGVRVQGDTRHHSAKTMHNCSQCGKGFSHLCHLRAHQQIHTGERQFCCTICGRSFTKLSNLKAHRRVHTGERPYICTDCGKRFTQKCNLKRHQRIHSEFTHSSV; via the exons ATGACGGACACGCTGGTGCTCTCCTTCCAGACTCGGCTGTCTGCGGTTATGGAAACTGTCCTTAAGACCACCATGTACGAGATCACCCGGCTGGTGGAGGAGAGCTTCTTGGAGCAGATGGATCGAGGCAAGCGAGAGGCGGAGGTGTTGAAACGGAGGCTGATAGTGTCGGAGGCCAAACTGAGAGAACGGGAGAGGTTTAAGAGGGTGAGGTGTGTGGACTGTGGTCGGACAGCGGTGTCCAGGAGGAGGATACTACTCCGAGGCCCCGAAACACAGAGCA GTCTGGACCACAGACTTGTTGTAAAGCAGGAAAATGCCACTGACAATAGCTGGAGGTGCAGTACCAAGGGAAGCACAAATCAGGAGCAGCCTTCAGCAGCTTCAGAAACTATACAAAAT GCTGATCAAGTGTGTGAACCTAAACCTGGAGGAGAAGTGAAAGAGGAAGCGACAGAGGGTTGTGACCTGCAAGCTCGTCTAGTAATACATCCTcagatacacaaacaaaaagatccTCCGGGCTGCGTTGAAGAGACCGACGGACTCCGCAATGCAGATCCTGAGTACAAACCAGGTGGCAGATCTTGCACTGAAAGACCTGTGGACGAGGAAGAGGTCAGACACAGAAACCTCCCAAAATGGTTTGACCCCAAAGCAGACCCTTTAGCGCGGTCCTCTGTTTCGCAGCCAAAACCAGTCAGGACCTCGGTGTCTTCAGAGTCTCCGGGTTTGAGACCCCAAGTGGGCAGCGTAGACTCAGGGCCTGTTAAACAGGAAGTTGTAGTGATGCTTCCACCAGACTGGGAAGATATGGAAAGGATCAGGCCTCCGGTGGTTTCTGCTCGTAACGGTGCTAAGAAAGCACAGCTGGATCTTCAGCCTGGAGATCCTCTCGCCGCTAGGCCTCAAATACAGGAGAGAGTTTCCTATCCTGCTCCTCCCGTCAAGGTTCAGAGCCTTGCATCACAAACCATGCAGCATCTCAGATCACCCGTTAGGAAGAACGCAAAAATCGTTCTGCATCCTAATTCGGTCGTGACGGATCACGAGGCGGTTAATATCGACCGCGTGCAATCCGTCTGTAAAGCCCTTCCAGCTCCAAAACCCTCTCCCGTCCGTCAGTATCCCGAAGGAGCCGCTACAGGTGAAAGAAGTTTCAGCACGCTTCACCCAGGAAGAAGTCTGCCGCAGATGGTCGGGGTGAGGGTTCAAGGGGACACGCGGCACCATTCGGCAAAGACGATGCACAATTGCAGCCAGTGTGGAAAAGGCTTCTCTCATCTGTGTCACCTCAGAGCTCACCAGCAAATTCACACAGGTGAGAGGCAGTTCTGCTGCACCATCTGCGGACGGAGTTTCACCAAACTGAGCAACTTGAAAGCACACCGCAGGGTTCACACCGGCGAGAGACCTTACATCTGCACAGACTGCGGGAAAAGGTTTACACAGAAATGCAACTTGAAGAGGCATCAGAGAATTCACTCTGAGTTCACGCACTCTAGTGTATGA
- the si:ch73-109d9.2 gene encoding zinc finger protein 229: protein MSEIIHSFQSQLSGVMETVFKAAIFEITRLVEDSFVKEVSRSREQVETLKKRLQWSETRRKNQETSARGLRCAVCDKARVCEEAKQLAPQSENERSLKQEKVPDGNWASCELESDTLLVKERLEDQTSTSNTAESTSTEVRKLDCVLKEETLYVTDANKEFQDEWALDTEGAETSDFSAHSYSEQELQQIQEEWSSGLDQTADSEAYADIADVQGLTYRTRYDAEALASYSVHELDMGDLDGLGERTEDMLGNSVSVAVGPDQNDLDQEGGRHPSSSIKSKRGNRGSLPVHVSPETENVDRDMHCLLINADGHLQDINSFTEVPSGVAGGAGHRGHSLYVGDTSSGSLYKGHPLNHSVKPSVGHALGDGRASAKAFPVSHRAGSNAAFTCNQCGKKFTQACNLKVHQRVHQRDGLHLCSHCGKGYSSFSDLRRHRCSQTGDKPYTCTLCGNKFSRLWNLKLHQRIHTQEKPHKCTMCSKSFTRADILKVHQRTHTGERPYCCGVCGLSFKRLDHLRSHQRKHSADQNP from the exons ATGTCCGAAATCATACACTCGTTTCAGTCGCAGCTGTCTGGGGTCATGGAGACCGTTTTTAAAGCTGCCATATTTGAGATCACCCGTCTCGTGGAGGACAGTTTCGTGAAGGAAGTGTCCCGCAGTCGAGAGCAGGTGGAAACCCTGAAGAAGAGGCTCCAGTGGAGCGAGACCAGACGGAAAAATCAAGAGACGAGTGCGAGGGGTCTGAGGTGCGCAGTGTGCGACAAAGCCCGTGTTTGTGAGGAGGCGAAACAACTGGCACCACAATCAG AAAATGAACGCAGCCTCAAACAGGAGAAAGTACCAGATGGGAACTGGGCAAGCTGTGAGTTGGAGTCCGACACGCTTTTGGTAAAAGAGAGATTAGAAGACCAAACCAGCACCAGCAATACAGCAGAG TCTACAAGCACAGAGGTCAGGAAACTGGACTGCGTATTAAAAGAGGAGACCCTTTATGTCACTGACGCTAATAAAGAGTTTCAGGATGAGTGGGCGTTGGATACCGAAG GAGCCGAGACGTCAGATTTTTCAGCCCACAGTTACAGCGAGCAGGAGCTGCAGCAGATTCAGGAAGAGTGGAGCTCCGGACTTGATCAGACCGCTGACAGTGAAGCTTACGCCGACATCGCAGACGTCCAGGGCCTGACTTATCGGACGCGCTATGACGCAGAAGCGCTGGCAAGCTACAGTGTGCATGAACTGGACATGGGAGATCTGGACGGTCTCGGAGAAAGAACTGAAGATATGTTGGGTAATTCAGTTTCGGTTGCAGTTGGGCCTGATCAAAATGACCTAGACCAAGAAGGTGGGAGACATCCCAGCTCTTCCATCAAGAGTAAGAGAGGAAATCGAGGCTCTTTACCTGTGCATGTAAGCCCTGAGACGGAAAACGTGGATCGTGACATGCACTGTTTACTTATTAATGCAGACGGCCACTTGCAAGACATAAATTCCTTCACAGAAGTTCCAAGCGGGGTTGCAGGAGGTGCTGGACATAGAGGACACTCACTGTATGTTGGGGACACATCTAGTGGTTCGCTTTATAAAGGCCATCCATTGAATCACTCTGTGAAACCCAGTGTTGGACATGCGTTAGGAGACGGCAGGGCTTCTGCAAAAGCCTTCCCAGTTTCCCACCGAGCCGGTTCAAATGCTGCATTCACTTGTAACCAGTGCGGTAAGAAGTTCACTCAGGCCTGCAACCTAAAAGTGCACCAGCGTGTCCACCAGAGGGACGGTCTTCACTTGTGCAGCCACTGTGGGAAAGGATACTCGTCCTTTAGCGACCTGCGAAGGCACAGATGCAGTCAGACTGGAGACAAGCCCTACACCTGCACGCTGTGCGGGAACAAATTCAGCCGACTCTGGAACCTGAAGCTGCATCAGCGTATTCATACACAGGAGAAACCACACAAGTGCACCATGTGCAGTAAGAGCTTCACCCGGGCCGACATCTTGAAAGTCCATCAACGTACTCACACAGGAGAAAGACCGTACTGCTGCGGTGTCTGTGGACTGAGCTTCAAACGACTGGATCATCTCAGGTCACATCAGCGCAAACATAGCGCTGACCAGAATCCATAA